A single Cannabis sativa cultivar Pink pepper isolate KNU-18-1 chromosome 7, ASM2916894v1, whole genome shotgun sequence DNA region contains:
- the LOC133039615 gene encoding uncharacterized protein LOC133039615, with protein MSIIDDYSRKVWVFLLKSKDLAFETFVNWKKLIENQTSRKIKKLRTDNGLEFCSDMFTSYCRKEGIVRHHTVVKNPQQNGLAERMNRTLLERVRCMLIGAGLAKHFWGEALKTTCYLINRCPSTALNFKTPQEFWTGKAPSYEHLKVFGCTAYAHIRQDKLQPRALKCLFLGYLDGIKGYKIWCLEEGYKKCIISRDVIFREDEMPLKTTREIPMSSDVVPRSVQVELEQRTESLNQASTDQRKETETTSNLDDYQLAKDRTRREIRAPEKFGYADFSAYALSVTDEVDNTVPKSYQEAVNRKDGKKWLQAIRVLCCEAYNYSSYVTLAVKKGWPIRQLDVNNAFLNGDLHEEIYMVQLPGCIDPKHPNKITNSSWLYILVYVDDILITGSDSAQVSSLIVALSSNFTLKDLGLISFFLGIQVLPTTEGVVLSQQKYIQDLICKAELQGAKPQSTQMNSGLRLSNNYGSDPVEDPSAYRSLNPFQSHVVAVKRIIRYLAGTTDYGLHIKRSPHLRLEAYCDADWAADPDDRRSTTGYCIFWGENLSSWQSKKQNTISRSSTEDEFRSLASVVTEISWLNAH; from the exons ATGAGCATCATTGATGACTACTCTAGGAAGGTGTGGGTTTTCTTATTGAAAAGCAAAGATCTGGCTTTTGAGACCTTTGTTAACTGGAAGAAATTGATTGAAAATCAAACTAGTAGGAAGATAAAGAAACTCAGAACTGATAATGGGTTAGAATTTTGCTCTGATATGTTTACAAGTTATTGTAGGAAAGAAGGCATTGTCAGGCATCACACAGTGGTCAAGAACCCTCAGCAAAATGGCCTTGCTGAGAGAATGAACAGAACCCTGTTGGAAAGGGTAAGGTGCATGCTCATAGGAGCTGGTTTGGCCAAGCATTTTTGGGGTGAAGCTCTAAAAACTACTTGCTATTTGATAAATAGATGTCCCTCTACAGCATTAAATTTCAAAACTCCTCAAGAATTCTGGACTGGCAAAGCACCTAGCTATGAACATCTCAAAGTCTTTGGTTGCACTGCCTATGCTCACATCAGGCAAGACAAGCTGCAACCAAGAGCACTTAAATGCTTATTTCTTGGCTACCTTGATGGAATCAAGGGCTACAAAATCTGGTGTTTGGAGGAAGGGTACAAGAAATGCATAATAAGCAGAGATGTCATCTTTAGAGAAGATGAAATGCCATTGAAAACCACCAGAGAAATCCCCATGAGCTCAGATGTTGTTCCTAGGAGTGTTCAAGTGGAACTTGAACAAAGAACTGAGTCTCTGAATCAAGCTTCCACAGATCAGAGAAAAGAAACTGAGACAACAAGCAACCTAGATGACTACCAACTTGCCAAGGATAGAACTAGGAGAGAAATCAGGGCACCTGAGAAGTTTGGCTATGCTGATTTTTCAGCATATGCTCTGTCTGTCACAGATGAAGTTGACAACACAGTGCCCAAATCCTATCAAGAAGCAGTGAATCGCAAAGATGGCAAGAAGTGGCTGCAGGCTATTCGAGTT CTCTGTTGCGAAGCCTACAACTATTCGAGTTACGTAACTCTTGCAGTGAAAAAAGGTTGGCCAATAAGGCAGTTGGATGTTAACAATGCCTTTTTAAATGGAGACCTACATGAGGAGATTTACATGGTTCAACTGCCTGGATGCATTGATCCAAAACATCCAAACAAG ATCACCAATTCAAGCTGGCTTTATATTCTTGTATACGTGGATGATATCTTGATTACTGGTTCTGATAGTGCTCAAGTGTCTTCCCTAATTGTAGCACTCAGTTCCAACTTTACACTTAAAGACCTTGGTCTCATCTCATTTTTCTTGGGAATACAAGTGCTTCCCACTACTGAAGGTGTCGTCTTATCTCAACAAAAATATATTCAGGATCTGATATGTAAAGCTGAACTCCAAGGTGCCAAACCACAAAGTACCCAAATGAATAGTGGGCTGAGATTGTCCAATAATTATGGCAGCGACCCTGTTGAAGATCCTTCTGCATATAGGTCATTG AATCCTTTTCAGTCACACGTTGTTGCTGTCAAAAGAATTATCCGTTATCTTGCTGGCACAACAGACTACGGTCTTCATATAAAAAGATCTCCACACTTGCGTCTTGAAGCATACTGTGATGCTGACTGGGCCGCTGATCCCGATGATCGACGCTCGACTACTGGCTACTGCATTTTCTGGGGTGAAAATCTGAGTAGTTGGCAGTCCAAGAAACAGAACACTATCTCTCGATCATCCACAGAAGATGAATTTCGAAGCCTTGCTTCTGTGGTGACTGAAATAAGTTGGCTCAATGCTCACTGA
- the LOC115696404 gene encoding uncharacterized protein LOC115696404: MSIIDDYSRKVWVFLLKSNDLAFETFVDWKILIENKTSRKIKKLRTDNGLEFCSDMFASYCRKEGIVRHHTVVKNPQQNGLAERMNRTLLERVRCMLIGAGLAKHFWGEALKTACYLINRCPSTALNFKTPQEFWTGKAPSYEHLKVFGCTAYAHIRQDKLQPRALKCLFLGYLDGIKGYKLWCLEEGYKKCIISRDAIFREDEMPLKTTREIPMSSDVVPRSVQVELEQRTESLNQASTDQKKETETTSNLDDYQLAKDRTRREIRAPEKFGYADFSAYALSVTDGVDNTVPKSYQEAVNRKDGKKWLQAIGVLCCEAYNYSSYVTLAVTKGWPIRQLDVNNAFLNGDLHEEIYMVQPPGCIDPKHPNKITNSSWLYILVYVDDILITGSDSPQVSSLIVALSSNFTLKDLGLISFFLGIQVLPTTEGVVLSQQKYIQDLICKAELQGAKPQSTPMNSGLRLSNYGSDPVEDPSAYRSLNPFQSHVVAVKRIICYLAGTTDYGLHIKRSPHLRLEAYCDADWAADPDDRRSTTGYCIFWGENLISWQSKKQNTISRSSTEAEFRSLASVVTEISWLNAH, encoded by the exons ATGAGCATCATTGATGACTACTCTAGGAAGGTGTGGGTTTTCTTATTGAAAAGCAATGATCTGGCTTTTGAGACCTTTGTTGACTGGAAGATATTGATTGAAAATAAAACTAGTAGGAAGATAAAGAAACTCAGAACTGATAATGGGTTAGAATTCTGCTCTGATATGTTTGCAAGTTATTGTAGGAAAGAAGGCATTGTCAGGCATCACACAGTGGTCAAGAACCCTCAGCAAAATGGCCTTGCTGAGAGAATGAACAGAACCCTGTTGGAAAGGGTAAGGTGCATGCTCATAGGAGCTGGTTTGGCCAAGCATTTTTGGGGTGAAGCTCTAAAAACTGCTTGCTATTTGATAAATAGATGTCCCTCTACAGCATTAAACTTCAAAACTCCTCAAGAATTCTGGACTGGCAAAGCACCTAGCTATGAACATCTCAAAGTCTTTGGTTGCACTGCCTATGCTCACATCAGGCAAGACAAGCTGCAACCAAGAGCACTTAAATGCTTATTTCTTGGCTACCTTGATGGAATCAAGGGCTACAAACTCTGGTGTTTGGAGGAAGGGTACAAGAAATGCATAATAAGCAGAGATGCCATCTTTAGAGAAGATGAAATGCCATTGAAAACCACCAGAGAAATCCCCATGAGCTCAGATGTTGTTCCTAGGAGTGTTCAAGTGGAACTTGAACAAAGAACTGAGTCTCTGAATCAAGCTTCCACAGATCAGAAAAAAGAAACTGAGACAACAAGCAACCTAGATGACTACCAACTTGCCAAGGATAGAACTAGGAGAGAAATCAGGGCACCTGAGAAGTTTGGCTATGCTGATTTTTCAGCATATGCTCTGTCTGTCACAGATGGAGTTGACAACACAGTGCCCAAATCCTATCAAGAAGCAGTGAATCGCAAAGATGGCAAGAAGTGGCTGCAGGCTATTGGAGTT CTCTGTTGTGAAGCCTACAACTATTCGAGTTACGTAACTCTTGCAGTGACAAAAGGTTGGCCAATAAGGCAGTTGGATGTTAACAATGCCTTTTTAAATGGAGACCTACATGAGGAGATTTACATGGTTCAACCGCCTGGATGCATTGATCCAAAACATCCAAACAAG ATCACCAATTCAAGCTGGCTTTATATTCTTGTATACGTGGATGATATCTTGATTACTGGTTCTGATAGTCCTCAAGTGTCTTCCCTAATTGTAGCACTCAGTTCCAACTTTACACTTAAAGACCTTGGTCTCATCTCCTTTTTCTTGGGAATACAAGTGCTTCCCACTACTGAAGGTGTCGTCTTATCTCAACAAAAATATATTCAGGATCTAATATGTAAAGCTGAACTCCAAGGTGCCAAACCACAAAGTACCCCAATGAATAGTGGGCTGAGATTGTCCAATTATGGCAGCGACCCTGTTGAAGATCCTTCTGCATATAGGTCATTG AATCCTTTTCAATCACACGTTGTTGCTGTCAAAAGAATTATCTGTTATCTTGCTGGCACAACAGACTACGGTCTTCATATCAAAAGATCTCCACACTTGCGTCTTGAAGCATACTGTGATGCTGACTGGGCCGCTGATCCCGATGATCGACGCTCGACTACTGGCTACTGCATTTTCTGGGGTGAAAATCTGATTAGTTGGCAGTCCAAGAAACAGAACACTATCTCTCGATCATCCACAGAAGCTGAATTTCGAAGCCTTGCTTCTGTGGTGACTGAAATAAGTTGGCTCAATGCTCACTGA